Proteins from one Planctomyces sp. SH-PL62 genomic window:
- a CDS encoding tetratricopeptide repeat protein, translating into MTVKNPPLALAVCLVLAGWSRVAASTNDLRAEALTLYQAGRFVEALPRFDAVLERHPNDLEALVKRGNAYLRLDRPSKALSDFERVIQRDPLNTSGHTDRAVALMMLGRLDESEAAFVRSIRLREVPLNGARGLGGGGRDAVQEARATAYAGLAQVHHRLNRDDEALAEYDQAIRIYPSDPNSHIGRGDVHRALGDFPRALADLDEAVRLGPGYPRAFASRGRLLEDLKQDDRAEADYARAIEIDPSYTFAHRLRGGLRSRLGRNEEALEDFEIVARLRPNDAETLKDRGGVLVRMGKFEEALAELDRAIQIDPKNARAYQNRGAAYNSLARYEDAVADLDRAIALDPKNAGARTNCGLAYFMLGDFERSLEDLGEAVKLAPRNAIVHFNRGNVYAKLGLREQALADYQAVEEADPKLLASYGGAHKVFAEMSRERMAVRTPAPRPAPSSEADLRLAEGRSLQAAGDWTRAIAAYDRAIAADPRRGESYIARGWSRLCADVDGAETDARAYLNLEGWSDPASAYMAMLGVLAERRAGRDQAAYAVLEEALAKLPQRDAWPRPALLHLNGDLADADLVDRAGNDVQRAEAHTLVALDLLRKHKTTEAREHLEWVRAHSVDRSVASDLALATLARLDRTEQVARKP; encoded by the coding sequence ATGACGGTGAAGAATCCCCCGCTCGCGCTCGCGGTCTGCCTCGTCCTGGCCGGTTGGAGCCGCGTCGCGGCGTCGACCAACGACCTTCGGGCCGAGGCCCTGACGCTCTATCAGGCGGGGCGGTTCGTGGAGGCTCTCCCTCGCTTCGACGCCGTGCTCGAACGCCATCCCAACGACCTGGAGGCGCTCGTCAAACGCGGCAACGCCTACCTTCGGCTCGATCGGCCGTCGAAGGCTCTGAGCGATTTCGAGCGGGTGATCCAGCGAGACCCGCTGAACACGTCGGGCCACACCGACCGCGCGGTCGCGCTGATGATGCTCGGCCGGCTCGACGAGTCCGAGGCCGCGTTCGTCCGCTCGATCCGGCTCCGGGAAGTCCCGCTCAACGGCGCCCGGGGCCTCGGAGGAGGGGGGCGAGACGCCGTGCAGGAGGCGAGGGCCACCGCCTACGCCGGCCTCGCGCAGGTGCACCATCGGCTGAACCGCGATGATGAAGCCCTGGCCGAATACGACCAGGCGATCCGCATCTATCCGAGCGATCCCAACAGTCACATCGGCCGGGGCGACGTCCATCGGGCCCTGGGCGACTTCCCTCGCGCCCTCGCGGATCTCGACGAGGCCGTCCGGCTCGGGCCGGGATACCCGCGCGCCTTCGCCAGCCGGGGCCGGCTCCTCGAAGACCTCAAGCAGGACGATCGGGCCGAGGCCGACTACGCCCGCGCGATCGAGATCGACCCGAGCTACACCTTCGCCCATCGCCTGCGCGGCGGCCTTCGCTCGCGGCTCGGCCGCAACGAGGAGGCCCTCGAGGATTTCGAGATCGTCGCCCGCCTGCGGCCCAACGACGCCGAGACGCTCAAGGATCGCGGCGGCGTCCTCGTCCGCATGGGCAAGTTCGAGGAGGCCCTCGCCGAGCTCGACCGCGCGATCCAGATCGACCCCAAGAACGCCAGGGCGTACCAGAACCGGGGGGCCGCGTACAACAGCCTCGCCCGCTACGAGGACGCCGTGGCGGATCTCGACCGGGCCATCGCCCTCGACCCGAAAAACGCCGGCGCCCGGACCAATTGCGGGCTGGCGTACTTCATGCTGGGCGACTTCGAGCGTTCGCTGGAAGACCTCGGGGAGGCGGTGAAGCTCGCCCCTCGCAACGCGATCGTCCACTTCAACCGGGGGAACGTCTACGCCAAGCTCGGGCTCAGGGAGCAGGCGCTGGCCGACTACCAGGCCGTCGAGGAGGCCGATCCCAAACTGCTCGCCTCCTACGGCGGCGCCCACAAGGTCTTCGCCGAGATGTCCCGCGAGCGGATGGCCGTGCGCACCCCGGCGCCTCGACCCGCGCCGTCGAGCGAGGCCGATCTCCGGCTGGCGGAGGGGCGGTCGCTCCAGGCCGCCGGCGACTGGACCCGCGCGATCGCCGCGTACGACCGCGCCATCGCCGCCGACCCCCGGCGCGGCGAATCCTACATCGCCCGAGGCTGGTCCCGCCTCTGCGCCGACGTCGACGGCGCGGAGACCGACGCCCGCGCGTACCTGAACCTCGAAGGCTGGAGCGACCCCGCCTCCGCCTACATGGCCATGCTCGGCGTGCTGGCCGAACGCCGCGCCGGCCGCGACCAGGCCGCCTACGCCGTTCTGGAAGAGGCCCTCGCCAAGCTCCCGCAACGGGACGCCTGGCCCCGCCCGGCGCTCCTGCACCTCAACGGCGACCTCGCCGACGCCGACCTCGTCGATCGCGCCGGGAACGACGTCCAGCGGGCCGAGGCCCACACGCTCGTCGCGCTCGATCTCCTGCGCAAGCATAAGACCACGGAAGCTCGCGAGCACCTGGAATGGGTCCGCGCCCACTCCGTCGACCGTTCCGTCGCCTCCGACCTGGCCCTCGCCACACTAGCCCGGCTCGACCGCACGGAGCAGGTCGCGCGGAAGCCCTGA
- a CDS encoding GlsB/YeaQ/YmgE family stress response membrane protein, whose product MGLLFSLIWFLLIGLAAGWLAGQLTKGRDFGAVNNMIVGGLGAILGGFLFRIIGLGPTNLIGSLISATVGAVLVLYLLGRYGRKF is encoded by the coding sequence ATGGGCCTGCTCTTCTCGCTGATCTGGTTCCTGCTCATCGGCCTGGCCGCCGGCTGGCTCGCCGGCCAGCTCACCAAGGGGCGCGACTTCGGCGCCGTCAACAACATGATCGTCGGCGGCCTCGGCGCGATCCTCGGCGGCTTCCTCTTTCGGATCATCGGCCTGGGCCCCACCAACCTGATCGGCAGCCTGATCTCCGCCACCGTCGGCGCGGTCCTGGTCCTCTACCTGCTCGGCCGCTACGGCCGCAAGTTCTGA
- a CDS encoding alpha/beta hydrolase — MEWLIASLGVGAGLLGGLALVVVEFGAWALVTPRRISEPVPNRWRGRDGRAPSMPTSDPESDPAGVSVVQESGPIFIRAADGVELAGRWAPAEEPTGRVMILIHGFIDGPGMMLVDRAPAILARGWNVAAIDLRGYGESQGEYSSFGGREAGDLHAWLDALAARVPAGEPFVPVAWGRSMGAAIALRAAVEDPRIRALVLEAPMVDLQASVATVMRKRRLPLAPVLARLVVRRAGRIAGTPLGRPRPLDLARRFDRPVVVVHGTDDDLIPASSARRLAESFPTPATLLEVAGARHADVARVGGRALLDDVLDRIDRAV; from the coding sequence TCGGCGCCTGGGCGCTCGTCACGCCGAGGCGGATCTCGGAGCCGGTCCCGAATCGCTGGCGAGGCCGCGACGGTCGGGCGCCCTCCATGCCGACGTCCGATCCCGAATCGGACCCGGCCGGCGTGTCCGTCGTGCAGGAGAGCGGGCCGATCTTCATCCGGGCGGCCGACGGCGTGGAGCTGGCGGGCCGCTGGGCCCCGGCCGAGGAGCCGACCGGCCGGGTGATGATCCTGATCCACGGCTTCATCGACGGCCCCGGCATGATGCTCGTCGATCGCGCCCCGGCGATCCTGGCTCGGGGCTGGAACGTCGCGGCGATCGACCTGCGGGGCTACGGCGAGAGCCAGGGGGAATACTCCAGCTTCGGGGGCCGCGAGGCCGGCGACCTCCACGCCTGGCTCGACGCGCTGGCCGCGAGGGTCCCGGCCGGCGAGCCGTTCGTCCCCGTCGCCTGGGGACGCTCGATGGGCGCGGCGATCGCCCTCCGCGCGGCCGTCGAGGACCCTCGCATCCGGGCGCTGGTGCTGGAGGCGCCGATGGTCGACCTCCAGGCGTCGGTGGCGACCGTCATGCGCAAGCGTCGGCTGCCGCTGGCCCCGGTGCTCGCGCGGCTGGTCGTCCGTCGCGCGGGGAGGATCGCCGGGACTCCCCTGGGCCGTCCCCGGCCGCTGGACCTGGCCCGACGGTTCGACCGCCCGGTCGTCGTCGTCCACGGGACCGACGACGACCTGATCCCGGCCTCGTCCGCCAGGCGGCTCGCCGAGTCCTTCCCGACGCCCGCCACGCTGCTGGAAGTCGCCGGGGCCAGGCACGCCGACGTCGCCCGCGTGGGCGGCCGGGCGCTGCTCGACGACGTGCTCGATCGCATCGACCGGGCCGTCTGA
- a CDS encoding DUF1559 domain-containing protein, producing the protein MGSRRKSGFTLIELLVVIAIIAVLIALLLPAVQSAREAARRAQCVNNLKQIGLGMHNYESSNGAFPQGMRGCCWGSWLIPILPFVEQQALFNAWNASGNNDASLSASIGSESLFRYAGVANITVTSTRVNAYMCPSDGNNTQTVGIEAMGMKVTSQNYVVNFGNITMQQGSMQGGTLQPFFIDNGIRYEFRGAPFGDVGSPFPDIAAGGGQGARNGTIRIASISDGLSNTMMTSEVLVGVSTASWDLRGFSHWAYAANFSGFLTPNSTKPDWMQSSGYCNYPAAKNPPCIGGPDGLVIIAARSNHSGGVNVGFCDGSVKFIKNSVSPPTYQAIASTQGGEVVSSDAY; encoded by the coding sequence ATGGGATCGCGTCGCAAATCAGGGTTCACCCTGATCGAACTGCTGGTGGTCATCGCCATCATCGCCGTCCTCATCGCCTTGCTGCTCCCCGCCGTCCAATCGGCGCGCGAGGCGGCCCGTCGGGCGCAATGCGTGAACAACCTCAAGCAGATCGGCCTGGGGATGCACAATTACGAAAGCTCCAACGGCGCATTCCCCCAGGGGATGCGGGGCTGCTGCTGGGGGTCCTGGCTGATCCCCATCCTGCCGTTCGTCGAGCAGCAGGCGCTGTTCAACGCGTGGAACGCCTCGGGGAACAATGACGCGAGCCTCTCGGCCAGCATCGGCTCGGAGAGTCTGTTCCGGTACGCGGGCGTCGCGAACATCACCGTCACGTCGACCCGCGTCAACGCCTACATGTGCCCCAGCGACGGCAACAACACCCAGACCGTCGGCATCGAGGCGATGGGCATGAAGGTGACGTCGCAGAACTACGTCGTGAATTTCGGCAACATCACCATGCAGCAGGGGAGCATGCAGGGGGGGACGCTCCAGCCGTTCTTCATCGACAACGGCATCCGTTACGAGTTCCGCGGCGCCCCGTTCGGCGACGTCGGCTCCCCCTTCCCGGACATCGCGGCGGGTGGCGGCCAGGGCGCCCGCAACGGCACGATCCGGATCGCGTCGATCTCCGACGGCCTGAGCAACACCATGATGACCTCCGAGGTCCTCGTCGGCGTCTCCACCGCGAGCTGGGACCTCCGCGGCTTCTCGCACTGGGCCTACGCCGCCAACTTCTCCGGCTTCCTGACCCCCAACAGCACGAAGCCCGACTGGATGCAGAGCTCCGGCTACTGCAACTACCCGGCCGCCAAGAACCCGCCCTGCATCGGCGGCCCCGACGGCCTGGTCATCATCGCCGCCCGCAGCAACCACTCCGGCGGCGTCAACGTCGGCTTCTGCGACGGCAGCGTCAAGTTCATCAAGAACTCCGTCAGCCCGCCGACCTACCAGGCCATCGCCTCCACCCAGGGCGGCGAGGTCGTCAGCTCCGACGCCTATTGA
- the trpS gene encoding tryptophan--tRNA ligase codes for MRILSGIQPSGPLHIGNYLGAIQQYITLQDANDAYYFVADYHALTSVRDPATLRKYVFDVLLDLLALGLDPEKATLFVQSDVPETVELSWLLTSVTPMGWLEKCVSYKDKVQQGLPAEHGLFAYPVLQAADILLYDADLVPVGQDQKQHLEITRDVAERFNNVYGGKKGVFRLPKPYILDNVAVIPGLDGRKMSKSYNNTIEIFEEPGAIRKKVKKFVTDSTPVEAPKDPDTCPLFGLFKLFATAEDRDEVERRYREGGVGYGEVKTRLGEAIIGHFAEARERRADWLAHPERVAEVRAAGATKARATARQILERARAACGLG; via the coding sequence ATGAGGATCTTGTCGGGGATTCAGCCTTCGGGCCCGCTGCACATCGGCAATTACCTGGGCGCCATCCAGCAGTACATCACGCTCCAGGACGCGAACGACGCCTATTACTTCGTCGCGGACTATCACGCCCTCACGAGCGTGCGCGACCCGGCGACGCTGCGCAAGTACGTGTTCGACGTGCTGCTGGACCTGCTGGCCCTGGGGCTCGACCCGGAGAAGGCGACCCTGTTCGTCCAGTCGGACGTCCCCGAGACGGTCGAGCTGTCGTGGCTGTTGACCTCGGTCACGCCGATGGGATGGCTGGAGAAGTGCGTCAGCTACAAGGACAAGGTGCAGCAGGGCCTGCCGGCCGAGCACGGCCTCTTCGCCTACCCGGTCCTCCAGGCGGCCGACATCCTCCTGTACGACGCCGACCTCGTCCCGGTAGGGCAGGACCAGAAGCAGCACCTGGAGATCACCCGCGACGTCGCCGAGCGGTTCAACAACGTGTACGGCGGCAAGAAGGGGGTGTTTCGGCTCCCCAAACCCTACATCCTGGACAACGTGGCCGTGATCCCGGGGCTCGACGGCCGGAAGATGTCCAAGAGCTACAACAACACGATCGAGATTTTCGAGGAGCCCGGCGCGATCCGGAAGAAGGTCAAGAAGTTCGTGACCGACAGCACCCCCGTCGAGGCCCCCAAGGACCCCGACACCTGCCCGCTGTTCGGCCTCTTCAAGCTCTTCGCCACCGCCGAGGATCGCGACGAGGTCGAGCGCCGGTATCGCGAGGGGGGCGTCGGCTACGGCGAGGTCAAGACGCGGCTGGGCGAGGCGATCATCGGCCACTTCGCCGAGGCGCGCGAGCGTCGGGCCGACTGGCTCGCCCACCCCGAGCGGGTGGCCGAGGTCCGCGCCGCCGGCGCGACGAAGGCCCGAGCCACGGCGCGACAGATCCTCGAACGGGCCCGAGCGGCCTGCGGCCTGGGCTGA
- a CDS encoding sulfatase has translation MRILTAGVLAAILGFGADPALAADRKPNVVFILADDLGYSDVACYGGKFYRTPNIDRMATEGIRLTDGYSCGPNCQPTRAALISGQYGPRTGVYTVGSIDRFAWRTRPLRPVDNVAKLPLETFTLAQAIQEAGYATALFGKWHLGQDADHHPSKRGFDEAIVSMGRHFDFKTIPPVDYPAGTYLADFLTDKAVDFITRHKDEPFFLALHHFGVHSPYQAKPEIVARFVGTRPEGGHDDPTYAAMIASVDESVGRVLKTIDDLGLGDDTLVIFTSDNGGVGGYSREGIRVGHEATDNAPLRGGKGMLYEGGVRVPYIFRWPGRIPAGATSDRPVNSVDLYPTLMEVTGGRAKSTLDGTGYLRLLTTGGADRPGRDALYWHFPGYLGAARGDWRTTPAGAIRDGDWKLLEFFETGKVELYNLRDDPGETRDLAAADPDRAGAMHARLVDWRKHVKAPMPTPHTPEPEAARTKKQRKQADEDE, from the coding sequence ATGCGGATTCTCACGGCGGGCGTCCTGGCGGCGATCCTCGGCTTCGGGGCCGATCCGGCGCTCGCGGCGGACCGGAAGCCGAACGTGGTGTTCATCCTGGCGGACGACCTGGGGTATTCCGACGTCGCCTGTTACGGCGGCAAGTTCTACCGGACCCCGAACATCGACCGTATGGCGACGGAGGGGATCCGGCTCACGGACGGCTACTCGTGCGGGCCGAACTGCCAACCGACCCGCGCGGCCCTGATCAGCGGCCAGTACGGGCCCCGCACGGGGGTCTACACCGTCGGGTCGATCGACCGCTTCGCCTGGCGCACCCGGCCGCTCCGGCCGGTGGACAACGTCGCCAAGCTGCCGCTGGAGACCTTCACGCTCGCCCAGGCGATCCAGGAGGCGGGCTACGCGACGGCCCTGTTCGGCAAATGGCATCTCGGCCAGGACGCCGATCACCATCCCTCGAAGCGCGGGTTCGACGAGGCGATCGTCTCGATGGGCCGGCACTTCGACTTCAAGACGATTCCCCCGGTCGACTACCCGGCCGGCACGTACCTCGCGGACTTCCTCACCGACAAGGCCGTCGATTTCATCACCCGCCACAAGGACGAGCCGTTCTTCCTGGCGCTGCACCATTTCGGGGTCCACTCGCCGTACCAGGCCAAGCCGGAGATCGTGGCGCGGTTCGTGGGGACGAGGCCCGAAGGGGGCCATGACGATCCGACTTACGCGGCGATGATCGCCAGCGTCGACGAGAGCGTCGGCCGGGTCTTGAAGACGATCGACGACCTGGGCCTGGGCGACGACACGCTGGTCATCTTCACGAGCGACAACGGCGGCGTCGGCGGCTACTCGCGCGAGGGGATCCGGGTCGGCCATGAGGCCACCGACAACGCCCCGCTGCGGGGGGGCAAGGGGATGCTCTACGAGGGGGGCGTCCGCGTCCCCTACATCTTCCGGTGGCCCGGAAGGATCCCGGCGGGGGCGACCAGCGACCGGCCCGTCAACAGCGTCGACCTGTACCCGACCCTGATGGAAGTCACCGGCGGCCGGGCGAAGTCGACGCTCGACGGCACCGGCTACCTGCGGCTGCTCACCACCGGCGGCGCGGACCGCCCCGGGCGCGACGCGCTCTACTGGCACTTCCCCGGCTACCTCGGCGCGGCGCGGGGCGACTGGCGGACCACCCCCGCCGGCGCGATCCGCGACGGGGACTGGAAGCTCCTCGAATTCTTCGAGACCGGCAAGGTCGAACTCTACAACCTCCGCGACGATCCGGGCGAGACCCGCGACCTCGCCGCCGCCGACCCCGATCGCGCCGGGGCGATGCACGCCAGGCTCGTCGACTGGCGGAAGCACGTCAAGGCCCCCATGCCCACCCCCCACACGCCCGAGCCCGAGGCCGCCAGGACCAAGAAGCAGCGGAAGCAGGCCGACGAGGACGAGTGA
- a CDS encoding Gfo/Idh/MocA family oxidoreductase — translation MSLKPEMDRRAFLYGASLAGFGIFCQGRNGRAAGVGPNDVIQVACIGVGGKGSSDTDHAGNHGRIVALCDVDDRPLKAKLDHYKDARGFHDFRELFAQMGDKIDAVTVSTADHAHAAASVAAMRLGKHVYCQKPLTHTVWEARLMRETARKHGVCTQMGNQGSATDGLRASVEILQAGVLGDVVEVHVWTDRPREYWKQAPAITARPEGTFEVPDHLHWDLFLAGAPERPFAPVYTPMLWRGWWDFGTGVLGDMACHNTNVPFHGLNLGLPTRVSAQSGEINPETFPAWATVVYEFPARGKLPPVKLTWYEGAKDGKVNMPPAELFPEGFQPESNGWLCIGSAGTMGSARGESVGRHLWPADRFKDFRAPEPTLPRIEKLGSDFDDAHKLEWFQAIRAGKPEAPFSNFDFAAVQTEAILLGNVAMKTGQAIDYDGEAGRITNNPEADGLLKGTYRKGWEI, via the coding sequence TCGGGCCGAACGACGTGATCCAGGTGGCCTGCATCGGCGTCGGCGGCAAGGGGAGCAGCGACACCGACCACGCGGGCAACCACGGCCGGATCGTCGCCCTCTGCGACGTCGACGACCGCCCGCTCAAGGCGAAGCTCGATCACTACAAGGACGCCCGGGGGTTCCACGACTTCCGCGAGCTGTTCGCCCAGATGGGCGACAAGATCGACGCCGTGACCGTCTCGACGGCCGACCACGCGCACGCGGCGGCGTCGGTCGCCGCGATGCGGCTGGGCAAGCACGTTTACTGCCAGAAGCCGCTGACGCACACCGTGTGGGAGGCCCGCCTGATGCGCGAGACCGCCCGCAAGCACGGCGTCTGCACCCAGATGGGGAACCAGGGATCGGCCACCGACGGCCTCCGCGCCAGCGTCGAGATCCTTCAGGCGGGCGTGCTCGGCGACGTGGTCGAGGTTCACGTCTGGACCGACCGCCCCCGCGAGTACTGGAAGCAGGCCCCCGCGATCACCGCGAGGCCGGAGGGGACGTTCGAGGTCCCCGACCATCTCCACTGGGACCTGTTCCTCGCCGGAGCCCCCGAACGCCCGTTCGCGCCGGTGTATACGCCGATGCTCTGGCGGGGCTGGTGGGACTTCGGGACCGGCGTCCTGGGGGACATGGCCTGCCACAACACCAACGTCCCGTTCCACGGCCTGAATCTCGGCCTGCCCACCCGCGTCTCGGCCCAGAGCGGCGAGATCAACCCCGAGACGTTCCCCGCCTGGGCGACGGTCGTCTATGAGTTCCCCGCGCGCGGCAAGCTGCCGCCGGTGAAGCTCACCTGGTACGAAGGGGCGAAAGACGGGAAGGTCAACATGCCCCCCGCCGAGCTGTTCCCCGAAGGCTTCCAGCCCGAGTCCAACGGCTGGCTCTGCATCGGCTCGGCGGGGACGATGGGCTCCGCCCGAGGCGAGTCGGTCGGACGTCACCTCTGGCCCGCGGACCGCTTCAAGGACTTCCGGGCCCCCGAGCCGACCCTCCCCCGGATCGAGAAGCTGGGGTCCGATTTCGACGACGCCCACAAGCTCGAATGGTTCCAGGCCATCCGCGCCGGCAAGCCCGAGGCCCCCTTCTCGAACTTCGATTTCGCGGCCGTCCAGACCGAGGCGATCCTCCTGGGCAACGTCGCCATGAAGACCGGCCAGGCGATCGACTACGACGGCGAGGCCGGCCGGATCACCAACAACCCCGAGGCCGACGGGCTCCTCAAGGGGACCTACCGCAAGGGCTGGGAGATCTGA